One Tachysurus fulvidraco isolate hzauxx_2018 chromosome 2, HZAU_PFXX_2.0, whole genome shotgun sequence DNA segment encodes these proteins:
- the abhd14a gene encoding protein ABHD14A, whose product MSFLRNRAVVLGLVLLFTVLLYLLLPSSIRQSNTEPSLAVQRTQRLISSSPSPINITVRTGQIPSDPPLFFREALPVDASRRQVLPRLQVVLLHGQAFTSRTWEELGTLSLLAANRYQALALDLPGFGKSPASESVKSEQSRVDLLKHFLEALGVHAPVLITPSMSGHYALPFLQRFSDQLRGFIPIAPVATRTLTPQQYHDIQTPTLIIVGELDNNLGSQSLKNLQNLPHHSVVKLSGARHACYMDKPREFHQALLHFLNTLN is encoded by the exons ATGAGCTTCCTGCGTAACCGTGCCGTGGTGCTTGGCCTGGTGCTGCTCTTCACCGTGCTGCTTTACCTGCTGCTGCCGTCCTCCATCAGACAGAGTAACACCGAGCCGTCTCTGGCCGTGCAGAGGACACAGAGGCTCATTTCTTCTTCTCCGTCACCCATCAACATCACCGTCCGCACGGGACAGATCCCCAGTGACCCACCGCTCTTCTTCAGAGAAGCCCTGCCTGTGGACGCGTCCAGGAGACAGGTCCTACCCAG GCTGCAGGTAGTGCTGCTGCATGGTCAGGCCTTCACCTCCAGGACGTGGGAGGAGCTGGGCACGCTCAGTCTGCTCGCCGCAAACCGATACCAGGCCCTAGCTCTAGACCtgccag GTTTTGGTAAGTCTCCAGCATCAGAGTCGGTGAAGTCGGAGCAGAGTCGTGTGGATCTGTTGAAGCATTTCCTGGAGGCTCTGGGAGTTCACGCTCCAGTTCTCATCACTCCGTCAATGAGCGGTCACTACGCGCTGCCCTTCCTGCAGAGGTTCAGTGATCAGCTACGAGGCTTCATTCCCATCGCACCTGTCGCCACCCGTACACTCACTCCACAGCAGTACCACGACATACag acaCCGACTCTGATTATAGTTGGGGAGTTGGACAATAATCTTGGCTCTCAGTCTCTGAAGAACCTGCAGAATCTCCCTCATCACTCTGTGGTTAAGCTGTCAGGAGCACGACATGCCTGCTACATGGACAAACCGCGAGAGTTCCACCAGGCGCTGCTGCACTTCCTCAACACTCTCAactaa
- the hyal2b gene encoding hyaluronidase-2 — protein MLLSLVPCLLCLSSLSTFLSAQEIKTTRWPLYSQKPLLLVWNAPTEDCTPRHKISLPFNLFQIVAYPTEGFVRQNLTIFYKERLGLYPYYKPDGTPVNGGLPQLASLTQHLDTIPKELKKYINETMAKGLAVFDWEEWRPLWIRNWDGKNIYREKSKQLIKDKNPSWTSEQVNRVAQQDFEFSAKTFMLETLRAVKSHRPQQLWGFYLFPDCYNHNYLSSKNYTGRCPELEVKRNDQLKWLWTESTALFPSIYLGRTLKDQTIGRQFVRNRVREGMRLASTGNGTARPVFVYTRPTYNNELGLLTEMDLISTIGESVSLGAAGVILWGDSSYAGSSASCSSLSEYLRSGALGRYLLNVSSAAEQCSAQLCGWRGRCLRRLPDTDTYLHLSTRTHALELRDGRLTVQGKMDQDELAGLNKDFQCQCYTGYTGDKCSQRSSGNRAGLSLQGALVLMLTLTVTKNSLLC, from the exons ATGTTGCTCTCTCTCGTCCCGTGCCTGCTTTGTCTTTCGTCTCTGTCGACCTTCCTTTCTGCACAGGAGATCAAAACCACAAGATGGCCGCTTTACTCCCAGAAGCCTCTCTTGCTGGTGTGGAACGCACCGACGGAGGACTGCACCCCGCGGCACAAAATCAGTTTGCCTTTCAATCTCTTCCAGATTGTGGCCTACCCCACCGAAGGCTTTGTGCGCCAAAACCTCACCATCTTTTACAAAGAGCGTTTAGGTCTCTACCCTTATTACAAACCTGACGGCACCCCTGTGAACGGCGGCCTGCCGCAGCTCGCCAGCCTCACGCAGCATTTAGACACAATTCCCAAAGAACTCAAGAAATACATCAACGAGACCATGGCGAAAGGGCTGGCCGTGTTCGACTGGGAGGAATGGAGGCCGCTCTGGATCCGCAACTGGGATGGCAAAAATATTTACCGGGAAAAATCCAAGCAGCTCATAAAGGATAAGAATCCCAGCTGGACGTCCGAACAGGTGAACAGAGTCGCTCAGCAGGATTTTGAGTTCTCGGCAAAAACTTTCATGCTGGAGACATTGCGCGCAGTCAAAAGCCACCGCCCCCAGCAGCTCTGGGGTTTTTACCTCTTCCCTGACTGCTATAATCACAACTACCTCAGCAGCAAGAACTACACCGGTCGCTGTCCAGAATTGGAGGTGAAACGCAACGACCAGCTGAAGTGGCTGTGGACCGAGAGCACAGCACTCTTCCCATCAATATACTTGGGCCGCACGCTGAAGGACCAAACCATTGGCCGGCAGTTCGTCAGGAACCGCGTCAGAGAGGGCATGAGACTGGCGTCTACTGGGAACGGAACTGCGCGGCCCGTCTTCGTCTACACGCGACCCACGTACAACAACGAGCTCGGGCTGCTAACTGAG atggaTCTGATCTCCACTATAGGTGAAAGTGTGTCCCTGGGAGCCGCCGGTGTGATCCTGTGGGGTGACTCTTCCTACGCCGGCAGTAGT GCGAGCTGCTCCAGTCTGAGTGAGTACCTCCGCTCCGGCGCCCTCGGCCGCTACCTGCTTAACGTCTCTTCTGCGGCCGAGCAGTGCAGCGCGCAGCTGTGCGGATGGCGAGGACGCTGCCTGCGCAGACTCCCCGACACGGACACCTACCTGCACCTGAGCACTCGCACACACGCGCTGGAGCTACGCGACGGTCGGCTCACCGTGCAAGGAAAAATGGACCAGGACGAGCTGGCGGGGCTAAACAAAGACTtccagtgtcagtgctacaCCGGCTACACGGGTGACAAGTGCTCACAGAGATCGTCCGGAAACAGAGCAGGTCTCAGCCTGCAGGGGGCGCTGGTGCTAATGCTGACACTTACAGTGACCAAAAACAGCCTGctgtgctaa